DNA from Krasilnikovia cinnamomea:
CCGATCAGCTTCGGCGAGGCGTACGCGATGTCGATGGAGTGTGTCGCCGACGTCTTCGACCACCACGCCGGCTGGGTGGACAAGCTGGGTGGCGAGACCCTGCCGGGCTACCAGGGCGGCGAACACCTCGTGCTGACCCTGCGCGAGCCGCTCGGCGTGGTGGCCGCGGTGATCGCCTGGAACGCGCCGCTGCTGCTGGCCGCGCAGAAACTCGCACCCGCACTGGCCGCCGGCTGCACCGTGGTGCTCAAGCCGTCCGAGTACGCGACGTTCGCCGTGCTGCGCCTGGCCCGGCTGATCGAGGAGGCGGGACTCCCTCCGGGTATGCTCAACGTGGTCACCGGGCCCGGCGAGCCGACCGGCGACGCGCTGATCAACCACCCGCTGGTCGACAAGGTGTCCTTCACCGGCAGCCGCGCGGTGGGCCGGCGTGTGCTGGCCGCCGCGGCCGACGGCGTGAAGCGGGTCAGCCTCGAACTCGGCGGCAAGAGCCCGTCGGTCGTGTTTCCCGACGCCGACGTGTTCGCCGCCGCGACCACCACCATGGGCACGGTGACGCTGGGACTGTCCGGCCAGGCGTGCGTCGCGCACACCCGGGCACTGGTCCACCGCGACGTGTACGACCAGTTCGTCGCGCTGGCCGAAGGCACAGCCGGCCTGGTCAACTACGGGGATCCGTTCCACCCCGAGACCACCGCCGCCGCCCTGATCAACGAACGGCAGCTCACCCGCGTGCTGGACTTCATCGCACGCGGGCAACAGGACGGCGCCCGGCTGGTCTGCGGCGGTACCCGGGCCGACGGCGAACTGGCGGCCGGAAACTTCGTGGCCCCCACGGTCTTCGCCGACGTGCGCAACGACGCTGCCATCGCCCAGGAGGAGATCTTCGGGCCGGTCCTGGCCGTGGTGCCGTTCACCGACGAGGACGAGGCCGTCCGGCTGGCCAACGACACCTCGTACGGGCTGGCCGGGATGGTGTGGACCACGGACGTCAAACGCGCGATGCGGATGGCCCGCGCGGTGCGCGCCGGCACCATCGGCGTGAACGGCTACCAGTTGGAGCCGCACGTGGCGTTCGGCGGGTTCGGCCGCTCCGGGCTCGGGCGCGAGGGCGGGCGCGGCTCGATCGAGGCGTACACGGAGGTGAAGACGGTCCTGGTGCCGACCACCGACGAGCTCATGTGACCAGGCGGCGGTGGTCCCAGGTGACCACCTGGCGTGGCTCGACGAGAAACGCGACACGCTTCGCCGCGGCACGCGCCACGTACTCGTCGAGCACCTCGGGCAGCGCGCCGCTGCCCGGTGCGCCCGGCAGGCGGGCCGCGACCAGCCGGCCGACCTCGGCCACTGCGTCCGGGTCGTCGATGCGCCGTGCCGTCCCGGTCACCTGGACGCCGCGCA
Protein-coding regions in this window:
- a CDS encoding aldehyde dehydrogenase family protein; its protein translation is MVLSIKPRRDAAGLTTGELLIDGGWRPAAQDHTWTHRHPATAEEVGEFAVAGADDVDAAVRSARRAFDEGPWPRSRAKERIRVLRRIAELVRAHGTELLTLQALDNGVPISFGEAYAMSMECVADVFDHHAGWVDKLGGETLPGYQGGEHLVLTLREPLGVVAAVIAWNAPLLLAAQKLAPALAAGCTVVLKPSEYATFAVLRLARLIEEAGLPPGMLNVVTGPGEPTGDALINHPLVDKVSFTGSRAVGRRVLAAAADGVKRVSLELGGKSPSVVFPDADVFAAATTTMGTVTLGLSGQACVAHTRALVHRDVYDQFVALAEGTAGLVNYGDPFHPETTAAALINERQLTRVLDFIARGQQDGARLVCGGTRADGELAAGNFVAPTVFADVRNDAAIAQEEIFGPVLAVVPFTDEDEAVRLANDTSYGLAGMVWTTDVKRAMRMARAVRAGTIGVNGYQLEPHVAFGGFGRSGLGREGGRGSIEAYTEVKTVLVPTTDELM